The Diceros bicornis minor isolate mBicDic1 chromosome 14, mDicBic1.mat.cur, whole genome shotgun sequence genome segment CAGAGTTAGTGACCTGGAAGAGAGACCTGAAGAATTTACCCAGAGGCagcataaagagaaaaagagatgaaaaatatgaaagacagGGTGAGAGAAATGGAGGGTGAAAGAGAAGGTTTATTAAACAACTAATTAATTAGAGCTCCAGAAAAAGCAATATTCAATGAGATAATGGCTGATAATTTTCCAAGGTTGATGAAAAAAAAGTCAATCCTGAGTTTTAGAAAGTCCAACAaatcccaaacaggataaataaaagaaagccaCATCTTGATATATTGTAGTGAAACTGCAGAACACCAAAGACCAAGAGGAGTTCTCAAAACCATTAAGAGAGCCCATGTTTTTTAAATTAGGCACGATTAATTCTCACCAAAATAAAACTACCTTGAGTGCAGCAGAAGATTCCAGCATAACATCCTGACCACTAAGCAATACTTGCCTTctgtatttttccatttcctttaaaatatcttaaaaggtTTAGTTCACTGGCTATAAAAAGGATAAGAaaagtgtaatttttaaaaataaaaaacgacCACAAATCTCCCTACTATCTGAACTGTACAGAAATGAGGGATGGGACCAAAGGAAACAATTGCTTCTTTGGTACAAAAAGTAAATCACTGGATTTGTTTAGTTAGCAAACAGACTGAGacagggcagagggaagggaaaggatACGCACTTGCAGTTGGTACAGGTGTAGAAGACAGTCTGCCCTTCATCAGCTGAGCGCATCTGTCTGGTGTGGTATGCCATTCCCTCGTGACCACATCGAGAGCAGCGCCTGTCAACCTGGGAAGCAACTAGTGGATTAGGGAGGCCTAGTCGTATCCCCCCTACTTCTCATAGGAATCAGGCTATCACACTCCTCAGACACTGCTGCTCTAaagctccctcttccctcttagaattggcTACAAAACTCCACAGGTCTCAGCAATCATCCTCCATTTCTTTCCCAACGCTCCTTGGGGGGCCATGCTTGATGTAACTAACTTACCACGGGTCCCTGGAACTCAGGTCCTTCCTCCATCGACATAGGCATGGCTGTCCCCAGTTTGTGGAACACAAATGAGGTCTTCACAACTTTCCCTTCGAAGTCTGCACAGGCAGTAAGAATCGGTTGCGGAAACAAGCGGAGGGAGCTGACACCCGCAACTCCCTCTTGATTAGGCCAGGAGGTCCTACATCCTTCCCTTCAGGTTTAGTCCCAAGACCAAAAGTGTGAGCGCCTGATCTCCTGCTTTAGGGTTCCCCTCTCCGATCCCACCGATCCTGAGGTCCCCAAGCCTCCGACCCTTCCATGCCGGGCCCTCCGCCGGGGCAGCTGCGTACAAGCCCCTCACCTCGCACGTTGATGGAGAAGCCACAGCGAGTACAAGTGACCGTATCCTGAGCCCCGGGCAGAGGCAGGACCGAGCCGCAATCCGGACAGAAATCCAGGTCCGACTGAAAGCTGGAGGAGGTGCCGGCGAGGTCCATGACGGACAGGCTGTCGAGGGCTGAGAAGGGAATAAGAAGTTGATTAACAAGCGAGTAGCTCCCTCCCCACTCAGGGGTCATTTCTATTCTGTCCCTGGAGCTAAGCATACATAACCGGAGCCCTCCTCCCACGCATGCCTCGTATGCCCAAGGGTCCCGTATTCCCAGCCTGCGTCGAGTACCCCCTGACTCAGTGGCTTTCCTCGGGCAGGCGAGAGGAGCTAGCCAACTCCGCGGGCTAGAGCGCCGGCCCTGCGCGGGCAATGGGGAAGCGAGCGCGCGGCGGGCTAGAGCGTCCACGCGTTGCGGCTCACGATTGGCTGTGACGTCATAATTAATCGCAAACGTGACCCTGACAGTCCTCGAGAGGCAGAGGAACGTCTCTGAAGGTGCAGGCCGGGCCTCTCTTCAGCCTGGTTCTGTATGGTCGGATAAGAAAACGGGTAATCGATGCTGGGCCTCCGGCTACTTTTCCCCTCAAGACCCAATCCtgggatatttatttttcttggtctTGCACCTCACAGGGACCTAGGCGCGGAGGGCCGTCCCCCTGAAAATCGTACTAACCTTACCGAATACTAATTTCTTTTGACTAGAGAACTGCAGCTCCTGCGGTTCCTGAGCCGATAGTTCCCCTTTTGCGGATGCGCAGTGGTTAAAAACAAAGCTAAACTTTCTGAGTTACACTTGTAGCGCTCTGCAGAGCCCAGCCTGGCTCACGTGCCTTGGAGGTTGTTTCCTGCTCTTGGAAGGAGTGAGTCGGCTTAACGGGCAAAAagtggtgaaggaggaggaggcatgCTTACTCCCTGGGAAGAAGGGAAACAGGGATGAAGTGGGACACTGGGGGCTCAGGACTTTGGAGGTGGAAGAACAGAAGAGGTTGGGACTCCCTCCTCCTTAGACGGATGCCAGATGAGGGAGGCTAGTCAAGGGGAGCAGCCTTGGGTAGGATTTCACTAAAACTTAGGTCGAGGTTGGCTTTCATTTGCGCACCCACCTCCACCTCGTTCCCCGCCTCCCGTCCAACCAACTCTTAAATCATCATCGTCATCCGTTAGGTGGACAGTTGACATTTCCTTAATCTTTTATAAAACATGCGAACAAGTATCTTTAGAAAATCTTGCTATTTTAATTCATGTGTACCCTACAATCTAAAGTAAAAACTTGTTATCCTCCAGGGACAGCTTTTAGATGAGTTTCCTAGTTGCTTCCTAACATTTGCACCCCTACCCAGTTAGATAGCTGTACTAAGTTCCTTACATATAAAAGTTCTGGAGCCATACTATTTTCTCCTCTGAAAGAGACAAGCTGTGGTCTCTCCTTGAGAGAGACTCCGGTCTGCCTGTCTCAACAATAATGGAAAGACACACAATAGTGAAGGGGTTAAAACTGAGCAAGTTACAGGAGAGTGACAAGCCCCATAATTTCACTTAGCtggtttttattttgtctgtCTTACCAAAGGAGGTCTGTTGCTGAGCCCATGATTCCTTTATCagggaatatataatatattccaTTAGGGTTTTATACCCATAAGTCTGTTCTGTAGAGTCTGGCATATATtagacttaataaatatttgttgaaagaaaggaGGACATTTGTTAACTGCTGGAAACAGAGCTGTGTCCCAGACAGCTAGGCCCAAAATACAAAAACAGCTGATAATATACCACTATACCTTCTTACATTCGGTCTGTGCACAATCTTAGTCAACCTTTCTTTGTTCTTATATTTCAGTTGAGGtactaaaatatctttatttacttaatttgttttttaatacccTTCCAATAAAATTCAGGATTTTATTTATCCccttttccagaactttttctccACTGCCTTCTAGACAAGGTCACCCACATGCCCTCTTAAGGCACCTGGCAGCATCATAAAATAAAGTTTCATTAAAGTCTGAACAAAAGGTTCCCAGAAAAGGAGGGCAGGGTGCTAAAGACCCTGGAGAGTCAAGGACGACCGTTCCCTGTTGTCTGCTGGACAAGGGTCCAAGTTTCCTAGCCCTCAAGCACTCTGGCCCCGCCTCAATAGAGTACTCAGTTTGGACTTGCGAGATTAGTTTTGGGTTTCAACTCTGCCACATATTGGCTGGCTGATGTGAAGAAGCCCTTATCTTTAGGATCCACAGTAGGGAAAATAAAACCTTCCTCACACAGTTGTTCCAATGAGATAAGCAATAAAGTGCTTTATAAGCATAAAGTGCCACATAACATCATGATTTACTGTCCTATCAGTTTTCTTCCCTTACTTTCATACTGTACTATAAGTTCCTACCCAAACAAGCATGGAAACCCGGTCGTTcagatttaaaatgcaaaagaaatatatgaatgaaAAGGGGCGAGTTAGTAGACAAGGAAAAGCAGCAAAAAGTGGAAAATTTAGGCTGGTGATAGAGCCAGTTTTTCCAAGTGCTTTTCTAGTAAATCAGCTTGTTTGAAATATCTGGGCAGAGgatactgtggtaggcagaatctGGGGTGAGCTAGCATAATAGAGACCATGGCAAGTCATTACCCAGGAGGTGAAGACATGATTTATTTAAACATAAagcccatttattcattcattccctacGTGCTGAATCCTGTTAGTCAGGTACTGTGCTGATTGCCAGGGATATAAGGATGGGTAGGGCAGGGTCCTCTGCACTGTAAGAGCTTGCAATCTAGTGGCAGAGTCAGAGATAGATAATTATATTacaggaagaacaaagctgataGAAACATTCTAAGCACTACCAAAACAATGGAGAAAGAGTGGCCAGCCCTTTGGAATAGAACTAAAGAGCCCCTTGCAAAAGCTTTGGAGAAGAGGTGGACACTTTTTGAACTGAAGGCTGGAAGATTTGGTAAGTAgttgagaaagaaaggaaatctgGGCCCATGGAACAGCAGATGAAAAGGACCTGCTAGTGACTAGATTAGAGGACAGGATGAGGAGAGTGGCAGTGGTTGACTCCATGAAGAACTGTCAGTGTCAGAACAAGGGGGATCTTGTATGGCAGCAGGTCACTTCAGACAATGGGGAGTGATAGaagaataaaactcgggggggggggtgaaaGGAAAATCACTGAATTAATAAAACAGCATTAAGAAGCTCCCATTTGGGTCAAAATTCAGTGTTGGTAGTCATACCATTGGCATCAACCCTTTATTAAAATAGGATTGGGAACTGAGTTCTAAAAAGTTgggtttttaaaagatgaaaatggaTCAGGAAATGCCATGAGGAATATAGCCAGTGGTACAGAAAGGCATGAGAGTGCAGCTCTCATCGAGCCAAAACTGTTCAACGGAGAAGCCACCAGAAAACAGGTTGGAGccaaaaattgcaaaaaaaaaatctatagaaatatacactgaaatatCTCTGACAATTACCAGCCCCACCGGGGGGGGGGGTGCAGCTAATTGAGAAGCCTACTCAGTCCCTTCCACACATGCCCCACCTCCTGTCATTGTGAGGTTTTCCCTTAGAGATAAATTTGACGTTCCTTTGAACTTGATttcaattaaatgaaatattttgttaGGGGAACAAGGAAGACTGGTGGACTTAAATATTGAGGCAGCCTTTGATAGATGTGCTTAATGGCTTCTGATTTTATAAGCAAATATAAGCAGAGAGAGCTGCTAAATAATTTGTGAGAATtggcattttcaaatattttggtaACGTTAGCCCAAGCAGCAAACTTGGTTGTGTGCAAAAACAATGTAGTTGCAAACCGTTAGGATTTTCCATTTGAATATGTTTCTGCAATGGGAAGTTCTATCCAAAATGAAAGATACCTGACAGACTATCAAATGGATTGTTAAATTATATCTTAAGAAGAttaagaaaaccagaaaacttGTTATTGGAGGAGCACACCCAGCTGATATTGTTTCTCTCAGAAGGTTTTTCCATGTGAATGTAGCAGAAATTCCCAAGAGATAAGgtacaaggaaaaaaacatatattttgggGGAAGGAGGTTCCTTCATGTGGcttcttattttctctgtgaaGCAGGAGGCGAAATCATCTGTTTAGAGATAGAGGAAAAACAAGTCTTGAGTAGTGGATTCCAAATGTACTAGGGATTCTGGAATTTCTTACAATAGACTTAAGTCAAGAGCCTGCCCTTTAAAAATAGCGTTGAAAAGTTTGATGAGTTGAAATACAGTAATGTCATGGTCAAAAAGTTTCTTGTTTGCAAGCCTTAGAAACTTGCTGGGgctaatataaagaaaaagggaaagtcaattgaaaatgtcttaaaatattttgcataatTGGGCTTCACAGGAGATTGGAACCAAGGCAGTAGGTACTCCTTCCAACTCTTGTTTCTACATATTTCTTTACatctcctcattttctttttctgctcacTTCACTTTTCTGTCTCTGTTCTCATAGTGGAAAATGGCTGCCTCTCTGCTTTCTCATAACTTTATgctatcttcttctttttctcacctCTATATCCACCTACTCCCTCTCAACTGGATCATTTTGTTTGACCTATAAATATGCTCAAGTCTCTCGCATCTAAATAAGCTACGATACTATTTCTTTGCACTTCTTCAAAGCCAGGTCTCTTAGAAAGTCTATACCAGCCGCCTGCATTCTGGCTTCAGTGCCCATCAATCTACCAAATCCCCTTTTACTGACTCATCAAAGAGCTCCATGTGGCTAAGTCCAATGGACAGTTAAGGGTGGAATGGAAAAAGAAGGTGCCAACAACAGGCAGAAGACCTGACAGGCGTTTGGCAGCAAAGGCAGCATGGAAGAGGGATCAACAATTCAAGGGTAGGAATGCAGTCCACAGAAAACAAGACGGCAAGGAAGATCAATCGTCCTCAGGAATTGGAGATCAAGCAGGGAACCAATGGAACACTTTTAAGGAGCTGGAGCAGAGTACCAAAGGAACAAGATAAGTGAACAGTTATAGGACTCAGGATAAAAGACCAGACTAGGAATAGAAACAAAAATCTCGGCCATAAAACTATTGAATTGGGTTCCACTAGGAATGGGACAAATCTCAGTCTTAGGCTGAGCTGAACCAACAGTTGAGGGTTAAGAAAGTCCAAAGTAGAAACAGAGGTTATCAGGTTGCAGGGGCAGGAGACAAAGCAGATAATTACTGTAACCCTAATACTGAGGTATATGAGATAAGACTTTGAACTCATTAAAGCATGCCTGACATTATCTTTAACCATGAAAGTCAAAGTGCTTGAAAATTGAGCCTCAGGATGTAAGGTGTATAAGATTGGTGTGTTGTTTTAAATAGATCAAATTATAAAGTCTTTTGTTGGATTAGTACCACAAATTAGAATTAGGCTGAACAAAAGTACATTTTATCCCTCAAGGGGGATGGTAAGCAGGTGAGTAATGCCATGATAGCATAGGCTGTCTAAAATTTACCTCTTACCTACTGTCAATTCAATAGTAAATAAACTGTACCTCATTTATCATGACTTGTATTTTTGTTGATAACCCCATAGCAGGAAGGAGAAAGATAGTGATatagagggagaaaataaaatttattgtctGCAAAGTGTTAAAcaccatttattttctcatttaattatcgatacatctttttgttttttaaagatttttttatttattttccccccaaagccccagtagatagttgtatgtcatagttgcacatccttctagttgctgtatgtgggacacggtctcagcatggtcggagaagctgtgcctcggtgcgtgcccgggatctgaacccaggccgccagcagcggagcacacgcacttaaccgctaagccacagggccggccctacctgccagaatcttaaaagaagTTCACTGTTAACTGGATTTAGTCACGTATTTAGTCCAGACGATCTCAACAACACCTTACTTTCTCAAGGCTATGTCCTTGAAACAGCTTCTAGTGTGGGAATGGTGGATGGAATGTACATTACAAGCACAGAGGAGGGGGTGAAGAGCTTCTGATTGCCCTGGTCCTGCTTGTGGGTCAACCAGTGGTCATATCCTCTCCATGACCTCCTGTAACAGTAGCTCAAAGCTTTTGTGGAGCTCCAATGATAGAAAGCTTTCCACAGCTTGCTAGATTGTTACAATACGGCAGAGTCTTCCATTTTATTGCATGTTAATGAGAAAGAATTGGGGCAATGGTTACAGACTGAGAACTGGGAAGTTGATTCAAAGACAGCTGCCTAAATGGTCCCCTAGTTGTTGCTAAACTTCAGACTAGGGTCTTCATCACCAATCTGATGGTTAGCTCAAGGTTTTGTGTCAGTAAGTATTTGGAACTGTATAGATCAGAACAGGGAGGGCTTCTCCCATTTTTCCTTCTTATCCCTCAGTTCTATCAAACCCAGGTCCCTCGAGTCTTTACACCCCAGGCTCCTTATATAGAGGTTCCCGCAATACCCaactctcctccagctccttccttCACACTCAAACCTCAATATCTGTCTCGTATCTTGTTCCACTTCAGTGTAGTCCCCTTGCCCCGACACCACATTTCAGTATACTCCTCAGTCTCTGTTATCAGAGTTGAATCCATTTCCCTTACCGGGTTGCTTCTCTATTTTAGGACTTTGCACTGCATCATGATGCATATGGTGCTGCTCTCCTGTCTAGATTGTCAATGAATAAGAGGCATAAactgcaagagaagcaaaaagtgggccggccccgtggcttagcggttaagtgcgcacgctctgctgctggtggcccgggttcggatcccaggcacgcaccaacgcaccgctcctccggccatgctgaggccacgtcccacatacagcaactagaaggatgtgcagctatgacatacaactatctactggggctttggggggaaaataaataaattatgaaaagaaaagaagcaaaaagtTTATTTGGGGTCTcgagaattgcaattcaggagacACAGATTCGAGTAGAAACTCAAATGTGCTctgattacaggagaggggctcagggtttttATGGGGAAAAAGGGCAGAAGATGAGGTACGTGGTATTAAGGAAGAGTTCACTGGTGCTAGATGAGATAACGCTAGGTGtgtacttcatagattggctTGAGATTTGGTCATCGGCCAAGTCTAGTTTTatcagtccttacaaacaggatCTTCTTGTCCTTACTGACCTTTTTGAAGGTTGGTGGTTTGGTCcaatttggaagataaagaaaacaagacatgcaaggcaattcctctgaaatggctgctccagctctattttaatatCGCTCCACTCAAGCCATATTTCACAAGATTATAAACTCCTGTAGCTCGGTTAAACTGAGTGTCTACTGCAAACCAAGCATTGCACTGAGTGTTGCTGAGACAGATgcagagataaataaaacttGGTCTGTCCCAACCCCTCTCCCCAGACCTATGATCtaatgcttattgaatgaatgaataaatgccctATTCATCCCATATCTCTTTGCTGATCCCCAAGATTTGAGGATCAAATCAAACTAGCAAACTATGGTCTGGGGGCCAGCTGCctagttttgtaaataaagtgatTTAGAACCCGGGCCAGGATTAGGGCAAGGCAAGTGAAGCAGGTTCGTGCTAGTGCAGAGTCAAATCCCGTCTTTATTCAATTAATTTCTTCATGGTTAATGGAAGGCATAGTTGACATCCCATCCCCCAGCCTATTTTCATGTTGGCCAGAACATGGTTGCTTCAACTTCGTGCCTTTCCCACCAACTTCCTCACCATCTGCCTCTAACTCTGCAGGAGGCTCCTCAGCCCACAGACATGAATTGTCTGTCAGAAAGGGGCAGAGCCCTGTGCCAGGTACTTTGGGAACAGTAGGAGATTTAAAACCTgcacctgccagctgcccagcactAACCATGGAGCTGAGACACCAGTGTGGAGATTTGGAAGCAAATGGTCTGGTTTCAGGTCCCAGTGCAGCAGGATGTGGGTTTGACAAGCTCACCATCTCTGGACCTGCTTCCTTACCTGTAAAGACTGAACAATAATTACTACCTCAAAGAGCGTTTGTGAAGATTTAATGGAGGCCATGTTTACAAAAGTATTTTGTAAATTTAAGACTTCATGTCaatgtgaaatataaaaacaatcaTAATACAAAATGGAATATGGTAAGTGCTAATGaagtgaagagaaaataaaagtgatttcCATTAGGCTGGTAAAAAAAGATGTCAGCTGAGAAAGGTTGAATTGGGTTTGGATAAGTGGCCAAGGTAAGTAGAACTGACCTGGACTGGTCCTCTCCGCTCCCCAACCTCTGTTACCTATCTGTCAGCATTTAAGTCAATGTGTATTCTTTCCCTTTGCCTtcgcttttcttttcttttctttgcagggaaagattcgccctgagctaacatctgttgccaatcttcctctttttttttttctccttaaagccTCAGTGCAtgattgtatattctagttgtaaatccttctagttcttctatgtgggccgccaccatggcatggctactgacagacgggtgcTGTGGTTCGGTGCCAGGAAACTTGAACGCTGGCCGAACCCTTGCTGCCAAAGCCCAAGCCCTGagttttaaccactaggccatcagggctggctcttcgcTTTTCTAAGATGCTACGTGCCTCCATGTCTCTTTCTGGGGGGCTCGTGAAGGTCTTTTTCTCCATCCGGCTCTAGATAATGGTGGTTGGtggttgtgtgtgttt includes the following:
- the POLR1H gene encoding DNA-directed RNA polymerase I subunit RPA12 isoform X1; its protein translation is MLSSRDRIEMTPEWGGSYSLVNQLLIPFSALDSLSVMDLAGTSSSFQSDLDFCPDCGSVLPLPGAQDTVTCTRCGFSINVRDFEGKVVKTSFVFHKLGTAMPMSMEEGPEFQGPVVDRRCSRCGHEGMAYHTRQMRSADEGQTVFYTCTNCKFQEKEDS
- the POLR1H gene encoding DNA-directed RNA polymerase I subunit RPA12 isoform X2: MLSSRDRIEMTPEWGGSYSLVNQLLIPFSALDSLSVMDLAGTSSSFQSDLDFCPDCGSVLPLPGAQDTVTCTRCGFSINVRDFEGKVVKTSFVFHKLGTAMPMSMEEGPEFQGPVVSGEGRLLIFFFWTTQQSLPLFFLGR
- the POLR1H gene encoding DNA-directed RNA polymerase I subunit RPA12 isoform X3; translation: MDLAGTSSSFQSDLDFCPDCGSVLPLPGAQDTVTCTRCGFSINVRDFEGKVVKTSFVFHKLGTAMPMSMEEGPEFQGPVVDRRCSRCGHEGMAYHTRQMRSADEGQTVFYTCTNCKFQEKEDS